Genomic window (Capsicum annuum cultivar UCD-10X-F1 chromosome 10, UCD10Xv1.1, whole genome shotgun sequence):
gtTAAAATTTACTTTATTAGGTTCATATAGTCATGAAATTAAGTTAATCGTTACTTGAAATATTGAACATTAGtgagaaacaaaaaagaaatttattactctattaaatttttttatataataggtatggattctaccaaacgacccttaaTTAGTAtcattaagtaaaaaatataacaaatgaGGATAAAATTTAGGGTCAATTCCAATAAGCCAATACAAGGGCAACAAACATACACGGTATAATCTCACAAGTTGGATCTgaagagggtagagtgtacaaagaccttacccctatcttgagaggctgttttcgattgACACGAGGCTGAAGGAATACAAGGGCATCACAAAGAAATGTTTTCTCTATTAGATAAAACAGTATAGTATCCAATTCAACGGTTGACTGTTCTTAATTATAAAGATATCCAGAGTATGCAGAAGCACACTCTAAATGTGAAATCTTCAGTTGTTATCGACATCTTATCAAACATCTTAGGGTAAGATGTCAATCAAACTTCAAAACAATTTAAAACGTGTCCTATCCCTCACGAAAGATATGTATTAGCTTGTAGAATCAAGCAACAAGTTAAGTACTCAGATGaatgaattttaagaaaataacacACCTTATATTAGACCACCATAAAGCTTGTTCTGAATCAAATAGAAAATATACAACAGCGCTTGGCACTGATAACATCCCTAACCAAGTTTATGTCCTACAAGCTATGAACATTTAATTAAGACAATTGCATCAAGATACTCCCTTACAGGTCTTACTTGACATCTAACAATCCATACCTAGTTTGCCCGGCTTTTAATTACATCAAGCCCCATTTCAGTTGGATCAGTAGCCTGCAACTCAACCTGAATCCCATCGAGCTCtctcttgaatctgtcctttgaacTGGCATAGATCATCTTGCTTCTTACTCTTGCTGTGTCAGGGGACCTTACATATAAAAGCCACAAATTAGACAAAAGTGCTTCTATGGTATCCATTAAAATGCATAGGATCGTTTACAATACCATGCGATGAAAAAGATCCTGCTTTTTTGGCAATTTTCCTCAGTCACAAAGTCAAAATCATAGACGGCATATCTGCATTCATCAGCAGGAAGACTTTCAGCAAAGTCCTCGTAGCTTTGAGTTGGCTCACCAACTTTTTCAACCACAACCTGTTTTTGCTTCTCTTCTATCTTGAAAACAATGAATCGGTGAGTTCTTTTTGCTTTTAGCTCCAAGAACCTTAATTTGCAGACATCATGCACGGCCATCCCAGATGCCGCGTTAGCCTATAGGACGAAATATATCACATCCTCCAATCATgttagagcttctccatagttaATTTATCACATGAACACTACAGCTCAAGAATTCTAATCCAATTAAAAGAAGCTGAAGAATATTGCAGGAATGGACTTCCAAGATAAATTCTCATTGCGCCTAGTTGATCAACCAAAGACACACAAGAAACCAGTAAGATCCAAATTCTACTTTCTTtggttttatttgtttattaataTCTTACATGGTAATCCCCAATTTTCTCCCGTGGGTGAATCAAATCCCAATCTCATTGTTAGGTCAAGAGTCCTTCTCGTTAGGTTATTCCTGAGTTGTCATGTCATTGCATA
Coding sequences:
- the LOC107843486 gene encoding actin-depolymerizing factor 1; translation: MANAASGMAVHDVCKLRFLELKAKRTHRFIVFKIEEKQKQVVVEKVGEPTQSYEDFAESLPADECRYAVYDFDFVTEENCQKSRIFFIAWSPDTARVRSKMIYASSKDRFKRELDGIQVELQATDPTEMGLDVIKSRAN